One genomic window of Candidatus Zixiibacteriota bacterium includes the following:
- a CDS encoding dockerin type I repeat-containing protein, with the protein SVDNTALGAGVYKDSVAISDGTATNSPQYLVVVFEIFSAFPVIDPVPDSIYAIGSESQNPYNRILTIENDGGGTLQWSLTKTKPWLSLSVDTGSTVQGSPSTVTLSFNRLVVDFGKQYDTIVIHSTNAINAPKRVPVTFWKMEVPQNMSVSTSALNFSSVECGTYPPTASKTFLITPLLGTPLLYWHLSYDAPWLSATPGSGSGQQTVTVKVNVTGLGPGVYMDTIYVSSDLALDPPKQVVVTFTVAATPATKVLQLSRDSLLYIFKYTQLGSANQKVYISNQLGGCVDWAATSTVPFLTPEPAAGTTVDSVMVRSDPIGLSLGRHTGSIVFTSNTASNSPLTLPVVVWIYTFGDANGDGIVNVSDCVYIVNYIFSGGPAPVPIFITGDVDCNRQITISDVVYLLNWIFIGGPEPCLY; encoded by the coding sequence TATCCGTCGACAACACGGCACTCGGCGCCGGAGTGTACAAGGATTCCGTGGCGATCAGCGATGGCACCGCGACCAACTCGCCGCAATACCTGGTCGTGGTCTTCGAAATCTTCTCGGCCTTTCCGGTGATTGACCCCGTGCCGGATTCCATCTATGCCATCGGTTCGGAATCGCAGAACCCGTACAACCGCATTCTGACGATTGAAAATGACGGCGGCGGGACGCTGCAGTGGTCGTTGACCAAGACCAAGCCGTGGCTGTCGCTGAGCGTCGACACCGGTTCGACGGTACAGGGCTCGCCGTCGACGGTGACGCTGTCGTTCAACCGTCTGGTCGTCGATTTCGGCAAGCAGTACGATACGATCGTGATCCACTCGACCAATGCAATCAATGCGCCGAAGCGGGTACCGGTGACGTTCTGGAAGATGGAAGTTCCGCAGAACATGTCGGTCTCAACCAGCGCGCTGAACTTCAGCAGCGTCGAGTGCGGGACCTACCCGCCGACTGCCTCCAAAACCTTCCTGATCACGCCGTTGCTGGGGACGCCGTTGCTCTACTGGCACTTGTCCTACGACGCGCCGTGGCTGAGCGCAACGCCGGGTTCCGGCAGTGGTCAACAGACGGTGACGGTCAAGGTCAATGTCACGGGGCTGGGGCCGGGCGTCTATATGGACACCATCTACGTCAGTTCCGATTTGGCGCTGGATCCGCCGAAGCAAGTCGTGGTGACGTTTACCGTGGCCGCTACCCCGGCGACGAAGGTCCTGCAACTGTCGCGCGACTCCCTGCTGTACATTTTCAAGTACACGCAGTTGGGAAGCGCGAATCAGAAGGTCTACATCTCCAACCAGCTCGGCGGCTGTGTTGATTGGGCGGCGACTTCGACGGTGCCGTTCCTGACGCCGGAACCGGCGGCCGGGACCACGGTCGATAGCGTCATGGTCCGCAGCGATCCCATCGGATTGTCGCTGGGTCGCCACACGGGTTCGATCGTGTTTACGTCGAATACCGCCTCCAATTCACCGCTGACCCTGCCGGTGGTGGTCTGGATCTACACCTTTGGCGACGCGAACGGCGATGGCATCGTAAATGTCTCGGACTGCGTCTATATCGTTAATTACATCTTCAGTGGCGGGCCGGCGCCGGTGCCGATTTTCATTACCGGTGATGTCGACTGCAACCGCCAAATCACAATCTCCGACGTGGTCTACCTGCTCAACTGGATCTTCATTGGCGGTCCGGAGCCGTGCTTGTATTAG